Genomic segment of Benincasa hispida cultivar B227 chromosome 1, ASM972705v1, whole genome shotgun sequence:
TCTCCACAAGTGTTGATCATGTTCGTTGCTTCACAGGTAATGGACATGGCCTGCCACCGGTAATgatatatccaatggacattgATGATATCGCAAAGGTCTCCTTGCCTGTTTTTGGATTGGCTTCTTATAAGCTGAAAGGATCGATATGGGGGCAAAATGGCATCAACGAGCATCAAACGGCAAATTCTCTCATGCAGGCAGCAGATAAGTGGCTGAGGAGCCTTCAGGTCATTCAACCTGATTTTCAGTTCTTTGCATCACATGGGACATATTGGAGATGACAGGAGATGACTCAAGATATGTGTCTTCCTCAATGCTGCCCACTCAAACTACCAAAATAACGAACTGATGCCCTTATCGACTATTCGACCTGCCCTCAATACTGGTAAAGATACATTTTGATTTTGGTTGGTTTCTTCTTTCTGGGAATACATTTCATGGAAGCACTTGAGAAAAAAAGTTCACAGCAACTTGTTAGAAACATGTGTAAAATGGGGGAGGAGAGTAATAAAACTGTGAAATGGGAGTAGTAGCAGAACAGAGCTCATGTGAAGTGGAATTTTGAAGGGCAAAAGCACTATGGAAATTGAGAACTGATGGCAATCAAGATGGTTGTCTATCATTTTACACTGTCCTGGAAACTTGTTAGAAACATGTGTAAAATGGGGAGGAGATAATAAAACTGTGAAATGGGAGTAGTAGCAGAACAGGGCTCATGTGAAGTGGAATTTTGAGGGGCAAAAGCAATATGGAAATTGGAAACTTGTGAGAATTCATTCTCTATTTCTACACTCCAATAAAGTTTAGAGTCATTGTTTGTCTTGTTTTGTGAACTTCAAGAAGTACAGATTTCTATGTATATTGCATATGTTTTATGTTGGGTATCTTTTTTAGATTCACACGAGTATAGGTGAGAAAGATGAGATGGAATTCTATattgaaaggaaaaatattatcTTTGTAGTACTTTATATTTTCGAATATGCATCATTCTGGATTGAACAGGAACAATATTCCCTCCCATCCAACATTGGTAGAAGTTGCACCATTTAAAATATTCAGAAGGGAGTGAGGGAATGGAGAATCAGTGCCCTTTTCCCCCCTTGATTGATGTCAAACCTTCTGGGAATAATATTCTATTTGTGACATTGGATCCCTAAGAAACTTGTTAGGAACCATTATGGATGAAATGGCAAATATGAATCATCCCAATATTATATCCTCGCCATTCGTGtcattataaataattatattgagGTTAAAGTGGAATTAGTGCAATAACTGTAAAATCCATTATGTAAAGTTGTTTGTGGAGCATTAATGGCACTAACCAATTAAGGagtatttatcttttttatataattaatggTAGGACGGACTTATACTCTTgtgaaaatgaaaggaaaaaaaaactatgatctCAAcctaattgtttttatttaattatgtagGTCGAAGAtccaatatttaaaaattgggTCAAGAGTGATTGAAAAAGTGGAAACAAGATTGAATATAATTTGATTGAGATGAGAAAATTCGAAATCTTTATTGACGTCTTGTCTTGAAGAGGACTCGAACCTCTACGATGTTAGTGATCTTGGCTCAGTGAGTCCTTTTTTCCATGATGAATTATTGGCACCAGTCCTCCATTTTGTCTCTGAGATCCAGGAGAAAAGTGACTCAGCTGATCATTCAGATAGCTGGGGTAAATCCTTGAGAGGTATCAGAAAGGAATTGGAATGGAGTAATATCGATTCATACATATACAGAAGAAAAACTACTCTTGTCAAGAAACATGTACTAAATTGTATGTGCGATTCGTTTAGACCATGGATTGATGGAAATAGTTGTGGAAGTGAAATTTTTCGTATAAGAACTAGCACAGATGGAAGTTTCCTAAAATGTTTGTGTAGAAAAGACAGGATGGCTAATCCACAATGTTTGTGTAGAAGACTTTAAGCGAAAAGGTACAGTAGAGAAGAAATAACTAAACCAGAGACCTTGGTAATAGGTAATTGAGTAGAAGAAATGAAACTAGTATTGGAAGGAGCCTTAACTAAAGATAATGATACAGACCTTCATGAAGATATCCTTGAAGTAAATATTTTCCAGTTTCTTGAGACTTCATAAGACAGATATCAGAATGAAATTCACTTGGCTGTCACTGAATGAAGGATATTCAAACCCATTCTATTGCCAACATGCACTTGTTCTCCACCATTATAATTGGTACAGAGGGAAATATTAACAAGATTATTAGTTACATGATTTGTGAAGCTCCAGAGTCTGGATACCAACCACTTGAATCAGAATTCTATGATGTTCAAGTCATATATGCTTGAAATTAGGAGGTGTATTACCAGTAATCTGCTTCTGAAAATTTGGATCATATAGAGAATAACACTTTATGGCTGCGTGaccaaaatatttcaaattcgaCACAAAATCTTACTACAGAATTTCTTTCTAATCTGTTTCCATGAGTCATGAACAAACACAGGATCAATTAAGGCGTCCTCATAACAGTTACAGCAAATTGTTTTTAATGCTCACAAAAGTGAAGTCAAAGAAACAAAGGGTTGAGGAATGATACTACATTTAGAAAGGATGCTCATGTTTCAAagtatatatatacttatttcTAAAAGGTTACTATATacctttgtaaaaaaaaaaagaaaaggtattATATATACTTTGAAACATGAGCATCCTTTCTAAATGTAGTATCATTCCTCAACCCTTTGTTTCTTTGACTTCACTTTTGAGCATTAAAAACAATTTGCTGTAACTGTTATGAGGACGCCTTAATTGATCCTGTGTTTGTTCATGACTCATGGAAACAGATTAGAAAGAAATTCTGTAGTAGATTTGGTGTCgaatttggaattaatttggTCACGCAGCCATTAAGTGTTATTCTCTATATTGATCCAAATTTTCAGAAGCAGATTACTGGTAATACACCTCCTAATTTCAAGCATATATGACTTGAACATCATAGAATTCTGATTCAAGTGGTTGGTATCCAGACTCTGGAGCTTCACAAATCATGTAACTAATAATCTTGTTAATATTTCCCTCTGTACCAATTATAATGGTGGAGAACAAGTGCATGTTGGCAATAGAATGGGTTTGAATATCCTTCATTCAGTGACAGCCAAGTGAATTTCATTCTGATATCTGTCTTATGAAGTCTCAAGAAACTGGAAAATATTTACTTCAAGGATATCTTCATTAAGGTCTGTATCATTATCTTTAGTTAAGGCTCCTTCCAATACTAGTTTCATTTCTTCTACTCAATTACCTATTACCAAGGTCTCTGGTTTAGTTATTTCTTCTCTACTGTACCTTTTCGCTTAAAGTCTTCTACACAAACATTGTGGATTAGCCATCCTGTCTTTTCTACACAAACATTTTAGGAAACTTCCATCTGTGCTAGTTCTTATACGAAAAATTTCACTTCCACAACTATTTCCATCAATCCATGGTCTAAACGAATCGCACATACAATTTAGTACATGTTTCTTGACAAGAGTAGTTTTTCTTCTGTATATGTATGAATCGATATTACTCCATTCCAATTCCTTTCTGATACCTCTCAAGGATTTACCCCAGCTATCTGAATGATCAGCTGAGTCCCTTTCTCCTGGATCTCAGAGACAAAATGGAGGACTGGTGCCAATAATTCATCATGGAAAAAAGGACTCACTGAGCCAAGATCACTAACATCGTAGAGGTTCGAGTCCTCTTCAAGACAAGACGTCAATAAAGATTTCGAATTTTCTCATCTCAATCAAATTATATTCAATCTTGTTTCCACTTTTTCAATCACTCTTGAcccaatttttaaatattggaTCTTCGACctacataattaaataaaaacaattaggTTGagatcatagtttttttttcctttcattttcacAAGAGTATAAGTCCGTCCTAccattaattatataaaaaagataaatactCCTTAATTGGTTAGTGCCATTAATGCTCCACAAACAACTTTACATAATGGATTTTACAGTTATTGCACTAATTCCACTTTAACctcaatataattatttataatgaCACGAATGGCGAGGATATAATATTGGGATGATTCATATTTGCCATTTCATCCATAATGGTTCCTAACAAGTTTCTTAGGGATCCAATGTCACAAATAGAATATTATTCCCAGAAGGTTTGACATCAATCAAGGGGGGAAAAGGGCACTGATTCTCCATTCCCTCACTCCCTTCTGAATATTTTAAATGGTGCAACTTCTACCAATGTTGGATGGGAGGGAATATTGTTCCTGTTCAATCCAGAATGATGCATATTCGAAAATATAAAGTACTACAAAgataatatttttcctttcaatATAGAATTCCATCTCATCTTTCTCACCTATACTCGTGTGAATCTAAAAAAGATACCCAACATAAAACATATGCAATATACATAGAAATCTGTACTTCTTGAAGTTCACAAAACAAGACAAACAATGACTCTAAACTTTATTGGAGTGTAGAAATAGAGAATGAATTCTCACAAGTTTCCAATTTCCATATTGCTTTTGCCCCTCAAAATTCCACTTCACATGAGCCCTGTTCTGCTACTACTCCCATTTCACAGTTTTATTATCTCCTCCCCATTTTACACATGTTTCTAACAAGTTTCCAGGACAGTGTAAAATGATAGACAACCATCTTGATTGCCATCAGTTCTCAATTTCCATAGTGCTTTTGCCCTTCAAAATTCCACTTCACATGAGCTCTGTTCTGCTACTACTCCCATTTCACAGTTTTATTACTCTCCTCCCCCATTTTACACATGTTTCTAACAAGTTGCTGTGAACTTTTTTTCTCAAGTGCTTCCATGAAATGTATTCCCAGAAAGAAGAAACCAACCAAAATCAAAATGTATCTTTACCAGTATTGAGGGCAGGTCGAATAGTCGATAAGGGCATCAGTTCGTTATTTTGGTAGTTTGAGTGGGCAGCATTGAGGAAGACACATATCTTGAGTCATCTCCTGTCATCTCCAATATGTCCCATGTGATGCAAAGAACTGAAAATCAGGTTGAATGACCTGAAGGCTCCTCAGCCACTTATCTGCTGCCTGCATGAGAGAATTTGCCGTTTGATGCTCGTTGATGCCATTTTGCCCCCATATCGATCCTTTCAGCTTATAAGAAGCCAATCCAAAAACAGGCAAGGAGACCTTTGCGATATCATCAATGTCCTTTGGATATATCATTACCGGTGGCAGGCCATGTCCATTACCTGTGAAGCAATAAACACGATCAACACTTATGGAGAACAAGCCAAATAAATGGTCTTTAAACAACAGTAGGAAAATTAGATTTCTGTAGATAAGCCACAATGGTGGCTTGGCTAGTGACTAGGACAGGTTCAAGTATGCAAGAGCTCTTTATGAAGCTGAAAAATGGataacatattttatattttgaaacaaaTGAACTATACGTCAGAAAAACGAATGTTGAGTCATACTAAATATTTCCTTGAGCAGAAAAGAGGCTTATAAGATGAGCAAAAAAGCAATGAACAAGCTCCATAATGAAATGTACAAGGAGATGGTGAAAAAATAATCTTTGATGCATCATTCAGATCCTACAAAATTTGACATTTATTTTGTCAGAGATTTACTACTCCAATTGAACAGACAATTTCAGTCCGACACCTTCCTACTTCAGCGCAAGTTGCTGACATCTTTACCAAGCCTCTGTCAGCACATTCATTTGTTcctttaagaactaaattgtgtGCAGTAGATGCTGCAGACATCAGCCAGCTTGAGTCAGGATATTAAGACGGCTCATTAATGTAGTTATTTCTCTGTAATCAGTAGGAAAATTGGATTTTTGTAGACAATGGTGGCTAGTTACTAGGATAGGCTCAAGTACGTAAGAGCTCTAGATAAAGCAGAAAAATggataatatattttatattttgaaacaaaTGAGCTATACGCCAGAACAGTGAACGTTGATTCATACTAGAAATAAGCTGACgtaataaaaattttcttgaGGAGAAAAGAGGCTTAAAAGATGAGCACAAAAGCAATGAATAAGCTGCAAGATGAAAATGTACAAGGAGTCggagaaaaaataatatttgatgtGTATTCAGATCctacaaaatttgaaatgttactCAAACTCTTGAATAAACTTTCAGCAAGCGTGGTGAGGACACGATGAAGAATGAACACAAGCCTAAATTTGGTTTATTAGACAAAATATGGAGATATTGTATGCACATGAGAATAATGCATCTTAACTCTTACACAATCCATGATTTAACACAATATAGCTCTATATATGTAAACACCAACGAATTTATTGGTCAGTTCAAAcccaaaaagaattaaaacttaCCTCTGACATGGCCAGTCACAGGAAAGGTTCCTTCTTTCAACAATCAGTTAAATATGGGTTGACTTATATTTGGCTAATAACAACAAGCTTTATCAATAAGAAGGATAAAAgttacagaaaagaaaaaacaacatttttatgagAGCGAGATGTCGGAAGATCTATGACAACGATTGCTTGTTCTAATTCATCTTATGGTAACCTCAGATTTAATGGGTTTATTCAGTCGACAAAATGTGTGAATGGAGCCTAGAGACATATCTTGATTACCGCAGGCACAGGCCagtagaaaaataagaatgCCGAATTACCTGATGTGGAAAGGGAATGATATGTTAAAAAGCAAGCATCCAAATCTTTTAATGTCGGCCCAGTGGGTATACGGTAAATAGGATACCTACAATTCCAGGAGAGGAAATGAATAGCATGTtttataaaactagtaataACATTCAATCTGCAAATACTTACCATGCTACAGAGACCCAACTGGCTGACAGGATATCACAACTTCTTAAAGTTTTCAAACCAGGAAATTGGTAAGCAAGTTCAAATATCTGTCATAACATAAACAATATTAGTAAACTAATACAGTTCTCAAAATAGCAAAACAACAATATAACTACCAAATGAACCAATAAGAAACCAACTAACTTTATCAGCCAACGGTACACGTTGATAAGGAAGATCTTGCTCAAGAAACTGAAAGAGCAAACCACTCCGAGGATATCCTGCATCCCCATCATCACTTGAAAAACCTTTTTGTATCGTTCTATGTTCATCGGTTAAAGACGTCTTTCTCATTTTCAGAGTGTTTTCACAAGCTAAATGGTGATGAGCCCACTGTTCACTAGAAAAGTTACAGATTTTTCCAAACTCATAGTCAATGCTTCCATTGCTGCTTGTATCTCTAGAAGAGTCAAGATCACTGTCCTCACTAACCAGCCTACCAATATAaagaaacatttaaaaaaaaaaaaaaaaaaaaaaacccacattAGAGTAGAATAGACATCTTGGTAAAATAAACGTCACATTCACAGTAAGTTAAAAACAGATAAGAAGAATTCAAGTACTAATATGGATCAACATATCCCACACAAAAATCAAGTACCTGAAGTTAGAATCTGATCTCATTGCAGAAGCTTCACCATATATCTGGATACCAGACAAATATGGAACGTAATATTGAATAACAGAGTCACCTCCATTAAGTACTAAAGGAACTCCAGCGCCATATGCACTCCACTCCTTGAAAGACTCCCACAGATCATTCAGAATGAAATAAGGTTGAAACTCAATATCACAAGTCCTCCAATCCCTCATAGTTGTCTGGAAAGAAGACAATATCACAAATTCAAACCtcccaaaaaaaacaaaagaaaacaaaaacaaaaacaagaactCTCAGAAGTGATCATTTACTTAGAGGTCTAAAACTGGTAAATGCAGAAATTAGCCAAGAAAGCCATTAAAGGGCCACAAGAAACCGAAGCCGTAATAAGATTATGATCCTAGTTTGGTTATGAACTCAAATTTCATCAGCAACCAATCAAGCTTATATGTAATCAACTTTTCTTTGATTCTAAACATTTACCTTAGAGAAGTTCTGCGCTGGGTCATTTACTTAGAGGTCTAAAACTCGTAAACGCAGAAAAGAGCCAAGAAAGCCGTTAAAGGGCCATAAGAAACCGAACCCAAAATAGGATTACGATCCTAATTTGGTTATTAACTCAAATTTTATCAGCAACCAATAAAGCTTATATGTAATCAACTTTCTTTGATTTTAAACATTTACCTTAGAGAAATACTGCGCTGGAACTGAAGGCCTGGTAGCCTCCAAGAATCTCTCTAAGTTGCTCTTAGACTGAGGAGTCAATTGCTTAGAAGGCTTTATAGTAGAAGCCAAAACTTTACACGATGGGCTCTCAGTTTCATCGGTCTTGGTAGGTCTTCTTGATGGCTTTTGCTGATTATAATTCTTCCTTGCCCTTATCGGAATATAAAACCGATCCTCGCCTTTGATTCCCCCAAACTGCAACTCAGTTCCCAACATTTCTTACCCAAAAGAAGAATCCTCCGTTTCGTATCGATGGAAAACGGAGGAAACTACACAGATTATAATGGGGAAACCCCAAATTTCTCAAAAATGGGAAAAAAGAACTCAACCCACCAGAACAAAAGAAGATTATATCGATTTCTTTAAACTCCCTCAAGTAGTACGGAGCCGATGAAAATGGCGTTTACAAGAAAAGGGTCGCAAATTCTTCAAACTCAGCTTCCTTCTTGGAAAACAAGACTCGAAATCTTGTCTCAAGAACACTGAATTGAATGAAGATTGTTGACAATACAATACCAGATCAAAGAGAACCCAAAAATAACAGAGGATTTTCAAATCGattgaatgaagaagagaagtgAAAATCGATTCATAAAACTTCGTAGAAAAGATTTGAAGAATGCACACAATGAATGACCCAAATGCGTTTTGTGTGAATTAAGAAACCAGACGAGACGGAAGGTGCAgaaagatagagagagagaggaagaagcTTGAACCAGAGAGTGTGTGTTATAAACTTATAAAAGAAGATGATGACATAATAAATAGATAAAGCAAAAATCGTAGGGGTTAAATTCAAGaataatgttatttttaaaagtaatgatAAAAATgagacataaatttcaaaatgtaatATCGAAGGCAAtggtattgaaaaaaaataagcaaTCCACGTGGACTTGGTCAAAGGACCAAACTCGTGgaccgatttttttttttcgattttgattgttttttttttaacttttaactaATAATTTTGCTTTTTAGTATAAAAAATAGTATCTCATgataaaatgtaattttattagttctttaatttcaaaatagaagtttatatGAAGTTAAAAGTTGAAATTACAAGTCACTCAGTTATCCATAGAGGTCGTCTTTGTGTGCCTCTAGATTATCTTcatcttgttgttgttgtcatCTATGACGCATACATCTTCGATCAGTATCAGCAATATTGAGTCGTCTTATCTattgaataatactttctacaTTTGCTAAGGTTTGGTCACACATTGAACCTAACTCTGGTAAATTGTGTtgtatattgttgtacatcttggataaaattattctgtacaatgaaaaaaattaatactaaatatcgttcatatcatatatttaggAAATGTAAGATAATCCAACTCTTACCAAGCAATAATAGTAAGCGTCGTTAGGTGTGATAAATAGTCTCGTGATTGAATCGTACCAGAAAAAATAATCATTTGATACAGCTGGTCCATTTGTTATATCTCCCTGTGCACAGCGATTATGACGTGCACACTAGTATGATATATATTCCACGTGAATCCGACGTCAGTCTTGCTCATGCTTAtccctcaaattaatttggttcACTCCAACCTAATTCCTCGTCGTTAATGGTAGTGAGAATGCTCTTATGTCTATCAAAAATCAAGCAAATATCATCTTATTGGGTGACATATTCATGTAATGCCTACAGAAACCATGACCAACCGGTTGAGTCCTCTCCTTCAAGAATAGCAAAAGCAAAGGAAAATATGTGTCGGTTTGCATAACGCGTTCCGTACAGATGAGTGTCATCAATTTGAATTAATGATCTATAATATTTAAACCCTTCTCCTGCATAATGGAAGGACCAGAAAACTCGACCAAAAATAGTCTTATCTGACACCTCAAATAGAAGAAAATACCAATCCGATTGTGTTCCAAAATTTTAGTGCACAACAACACTCAACCAATACGGAAACTCTGAATATAATTTCTCCTAATTACCAACAATCATTGtttttctcttggcttgccacactcgtctataattaacattatacccatattgttttttaattgcttcttgGAGTAAGGTCACATGAATCCCAAGATCAGTTCTAACCATATTTTGGATTtcaataataatcaaatttgaatcaAGCTGTGAATGATCATGTGTCAATTATGAGTACAAACATGAATGCTCCCCTTCAAGTCTAGTAATTTCaaacatcccatgagttttatGCTGATATGTCTGTAACCTTCAATCACAACCATCCTTCCACTGTTTACATCTCACATACTAAATATCTTGGTTCAATTCTACTACGACAATCTCATAGTGTTCTGGCACGCAATATTTTTTAACAGCCAGTTGTAGATCTTCTTTAGTGTTAAATAACATTCCTTTTTGTATTACACTATAATTATCTATACATCTATTTCTTTTCTCCAATGTTGACCATCGTTCACAGGTTGAATTAGTAATGTCTCAATCTATTTGAGTGAACATCTCTGGTACCAACTCAATATCATGTTCTACACTTCTttcgtttccaaataattcatcaagttCTACGTCAATATCACTATCCCCATCATTTCCAAATTCAAGAATGACTAAATCTTCAAGATGCATCGACATATATACTCAAATCCTTACAACTATTATAATTGACAAAAAGTATGTTAATACTAACAGCCCAATCCAAAaggtttgtttttttcttttaaacagttcaaacaatattttaaacCGTCCAAATAGTCCAAATAGATCAAAACTCCAGACActccaaatattatttttcgAGTCCAAACTTATAACATTGAAATAAAAAGATTAACTACAACCTAAATAATCAGTCCAACTTATAATattaaactacaaaaaaaacaaataaataaaacaattcaaGTCCTACACAATAGATCAACTAAACTAGAtcaaataaaatagtatatctAAGagtataatatcatatattgggGAAAAAAAGGACAAAGTATTACCTACGATCGGCAGCGGAAAGGAGAGCAATGACGCTCGGTGGATGGCAGGTGATCATTAACGACAAACAATAGACAACAACGAACGACAGACGACAGCAGCAACGATAGACGATGACTGTAAGAGAGATGCAGAAAGGGAGAAAGTTTGAGATGGGGAAAAAATGAAAGGTCGTGGGGATTTTTGGGAACCACTAAATGGTGTACCTCGTACACGATTTAGGGTGGTTGTGAATCCCGTCCACGATTACCTGATGTCAACGTTGCATGCCTATACAAGTGGCAGTTTGCGTGTGCCAAGTCATTGTCGATTCACGTGCTTGGAAGGAAGTCGTGGAACTGGTCTATGATTTAGAGGTAATCGTGTATTAGGTCTACGATTACGAAATCCCATTTTTATCAATACTTTCAATCTAatcttatttttgttaaaaattaataaaataacatcatttaaaaaaaaaccaagttgtagaaattctatttaattaatttaatcaaacttTGGGGATCTTGCCAACAAGAATGTAGTTTAATAGGCATAGTGCTTGTACTATCATCCTCGAAGTTTGAGGTTTAATTCTCtcaccccacactttaattataatacttaaaaaaaaaaaaaaaaaaaaatctttgatgGTTCTTTTGTTAGAAATGCTTACTCGGTTGGGTAAATATGGAAATGATGAATACTTTTTGGGCAAAAACGTAAATAGGTTTGAATGGCGATTAGTGAGCTCATCCGTTCGTGAACTCAGTGAAGCTTTGCGTCATGTTGGCACGTGACAATGTGGTAGGTAGGCCACGTGCTATGCACGAGTAGGTAAGACACGTGTAAATTGTCAAAAAATAGACTTTGAATTTTTCGTggagaaatatttcattttttcttaagCATAATTCTATATAAATTCAATTACGGAAATAAGACCACCTAATATTCTTTCCCAAAATACtaatgataaatttaattttcaatttaagtATTACtt
This window contains:
- the LOC120085653 gene encoding uncharacterized protein LOC120085653, giving the protein MLGTELQFGGIKGEDRFYIPIRARKNYNQQKPSRRPTKTDETESPSCKVLASTIKPSKQLTPQSKSNLERFLEATRPSVPAQYFSKTTMRDWRTCDIEFQPYFILNDLWESFKEWSAYGAGVPLVLNGGDSVIQYYVPYLSGIQIYGEASAMRSDSNFRLVSEDSDLDSSRDTSSNGSIDYEFGKICNFSSEQWAHHHLACENTLKMRKTSLTDEHRTIQKGFSSDDGDAGYPRSGLLFQFLEQDLPYQRVPLADKIFELAYQFPGLKTLRSCDILSASWVSVAWYPIYRIPTGPTLKDLDACFLTYHSLSTSGNGHGLPPVMIYPKDIDDIAKVSLPVFGLASYKLKGSIWGQNGINEHQTANSLMQAADKWLRSLQVIQPDFQFFASHGTYWR